The Henckelia pumila isolate YLH828 chromosome 2, ASM3356847v2, whole genome shotgun sequence genome includes a window with the following:
- the LOC140878450 gene encoding uncharacterized protein, producing the protein MGRTNEIMRRSIFTFLKDFQYFTSFPSFMAFPYAVSILMSQSLVSSSHVFALIHGRMRSLFLAAGFPPSSDLFAVLNLKLSETIFTFLLVLPFSISFLLLAKASVIRALDYGKFEKPSPSSSWISVFNALCVTQIWNSLVMLSANATSFCILFISFNLFHVLGLSSRGSLFLLSATGAIIYSIILANSYITCNLALVLSGMEKQGGVASIVKAFFLIRGRTVTALSLAVSLNLALAAIEALFQYRVTKAYHNSTALSSSMVLEGMLVAYLYSLFLVIDTINGCVFAESCRNDPPKRLPVACMPKDVSSASLNFLAGDQDQGADPTGRRKDNRQHHMEMYSNLFSN; encoded by the coding sequence ATGGGAAGAACAAATGAGATCATGAGAAGATCaatcttcactttcttgaaaGATTTTCAGTATTTCACTTCGTTTCCTTCGTTTATGGCGTTCCCTTACGCTGTCTCGATTCTCATGTCACAGTCACTCGTCTCTTCGTCCCATGTTTTCGCGTTAATACATGGCCGAATGAGGTCTCTTTTTCTTGCTGCAGGATTCCCTCCATCATCAGACCTCTTTGCAGTTCTCAACCTTAAACTCTCTGAAACCATTTTCACATTCCTTCTAGTCCTACCCTTCTCCATCTCTTTCCTCCTACTTGCCAAGGCATCTGTAATTCGAGCTCTCGACTATGGTAAATTCGAAAAACcatctccatcttcttcttGGATTTCGGTTTTCAACGCCCTTTGCGTCACGCAAATTTGGAACTCATTAGTCATGCTATCTGCAAATGCAACCAGCTTCTGTATTCTTTTTATATCTTTCAATCTTTTCCATGTATTAGGCCTTTCTTCCAGGGGATCCCTGTTTCTTCTGTCAGCAACAGGAGCCATCATTTACTCCATCATTCTTGCTAACTCCTACATCACATGTAACCTGGCATTAGTGTTATCAGGAATGGAAAAACAAGGAGGAGTTGCCTCGATTGTAAAAGCGTTTTTCCTGATAAGGGGCAGGACCGTAACCGCGTTGTCGTTAGCCGTGTCTCTCAATTTGGCGTTGGCTGCCATTGAAGCATTGTTTCAGTACCGTGTAACAAAGGCTTATCATAATTCTACGGCACTCAGTTCATCCATGGTTCTCGAGGGAATGCTCGTTGCGTATTTGTACAGTCTATTTCTTGTTATAGATACGATCAATGGTTGTGTTTTCGCGGAAAGCTGTAGAAATGATCCACCAAAAAGATTGCCAGTCGCTTGCATGCCTAAAGACGTTTCAAGTGCTTCTTTGAACTTCTTGGCTGGTGACCAAGATCAGGGTGCGGATCCAACGGGAAGGAGGAAGGACAATCGACAACATCACATGGAAATGTATTCaaatttatttagtaattga